In Candidatus Tachikawaea gelatinosa, a genomic segment contains:
- the apaH gene encoding bis(5'-nucleosyl)-tetraphosphatase (symmetrical) ApaH has product MSTYLIGDIHGCYDELCLLLEKVKFDPIKDSLWLTGDLVTRGLKSLQVLRYIKSLGNCIKLVLGNNDLYLIAIYAGIYNCKPKDYLTDLLKSEDIDELVNWLRKQPFLQIDKEKKIIMSHAGIAPQWDIENAFICANELRKVLSSNNYKLHLQMLYEKNSCSYKNLMGLSKLRFSINAFTKMRYCFLDGTLDMHFKDKPSNAPFYLKPWFNLINKEIIANYTIFFGHWASLEGKGTPNKIIGLDTGCCWGKYLTLFFWEKNKFFKQNSKMFVMK; this is encoded by the coding sequence ATGAGTACATATTTAATTGGCGATATACATGGTTGTTATGATGAACTTTGTTTGCTATTAGAAAAAGTAAAATTTGATCCTATAAAAGATTCATTATGGTTAACTGGGGATTTAGTGACAAGAGGATTAAAATCTTTACAAGTATTACGTTATATAAAATCATTAGGCAATTGTATAAAATTAGTGCTAGGAAACAATGACCTTTATCTTATTGCTATTTATGCAGGAATTTATAATTGTAAACCTAAAGATTACCTGACAGATTTATTAAAATCAGAAGATATTGATGAACTTGTTAACTGGTTACGAAAACAACCATTTTTACAAATTGATAAAGAAAAAAAAATTATCATGTCACACGCTGGTATTGCTCCTCAATGGGATATTGAAAATGCTTTTATTTGTGCTAATGAATTAAGAAAAGTTTTATCTAGTAATAACTATAAACTACATCTTCAAATGTTATATGAAAAAAATTCTTGTAGTTATAAAAATTTAATGGGTTTATCCAAACTACGTTTTTCTATTAATGCATTTACTAAAATGCGTTATTGTTTTTTAGACGGAACATTAGATATGCATTTTAAAGATAAACCATCTAATGCTCCTTTTTATTTAAAACCATGGTTTAATCTTATTAATAAAGAAATAATAGCGAATTATACGATATTTTTTGGTCATTGGGCATCTTTAGAAGGGAAAGGAACTCCTAATAAAATTATTGGATTAGATACTGGATGTTGTTGGGGAAAATATCTAACTTTGTTTTTTTGGGAAAAAAACAAATTTTTTAAACAAAATTCAAAAATGTTTGTTATGAAATAA
- the folA gene encoding type 3 dihydrofolate reductase, giving the protein MISLIAALTKNYIIGIHNTIPWYIPEDLLWFKRNTINKPIIMGRLTFESIGYPLKNRINIVVSRKKLINFNEVIWVKSIEEAITLVKHEEEAIVIGGGLIYDQMLRYANRLYLTHINFETFGDTYFPIYNSKNWKVTFRKLCSNFKNKNINYYFEILDR; this is encoded by the coding sequence ATGATAAGTTTAATTGCTGCTTTAACAAAAAATTATATTATTGGTATACATAATACAATACCTTGGTACATACCAGAGGATTTATTATGGTTTAAACGTAACACAATAAATAAACCTATCATCATGGGTAGATTAACTTTTGAATCTATTGGTTATCCATTAAAAAATCGTATAAATATTGTGGTTAGTCGAAAAAAACTAATAAATTTTAATGAAGTTATTTGGGTAAAATCTATTGAAGAAGCTATTACATTAGTAAAACATGAAGAAGAAGCAATAGTTATTGGAGGAGGATTAATTTATGATCAAATGTTAAGATATGCAAATCGCTTATATTTAACTCATATTAATTTTGAAACATTCGGTGATACTTATTTTCCTATATATAATAGTAAAAATTGGAAAGTAACTTTTAGAAAATTATGTTCTAATTTTAAGAATAAAAATATAAATTATTATTTTGAAATTTTAGATCGTTAA
- the thrA gene encoding bifunctional aspartate kinase/homoserine dehydrogenase I: MKVVKIDENLLKTAEKIIFLVHLLEKKSQKEQIAGIISAPHVIFIKIFMLIKNSINGINIDNDLKKLKNNFILISKKISKVQNNFNLNNIKKKLDLDFLFIQKVLKIVNVLRYCPDKIYVFILSRGEKIYTNIIELLLQARNNEFVVINPIKKILGIGNYFESTADIYESKKRIKNFFINKKIILMTGKIAGNEKGELVLLGRNGSDYSAAILASCLNCGYLENWTNSNKFIKKMIKRSKNVYNSIFISYEEAMELSFFYSKVFHPRIISLIHQFNIYYSIKNIKFSKNFSIYIGKFLIKEKCSYYKIVHLNEMIIFHIQHKENEMFISKMLKKISSLGISVILISQSFIKKTITFSISHNEQKRIFNLFKNLFSKLLKNEYFKIIKTINNVSIITFIEQSQKLFNICTKIFSHQFPITTNNCSKYSISLLSNNTNLQKIHFSIQQTLTLKKKNIDIFLIGIGSIGKSFLEKLFFQKKRLQKKNIFLNVLGVSNTKGFYINLKGIVLKNLENFLQSSKKKFNFNKLIKLSNKNFFSNPTIIDCTSSQIIANQYIDFLTNGFHVITANKKANSSFLKNYQNIRHAAKNYNTKFFYETNVGAGLPVIENIQKLMDTGDKLIKFSGILSGSLSFIFGKLDEGISFSQATKLAKKLGFTEPHPRDDLSGIDVARKLLILAREVGYFIEMEDIFIEPIITKKLMQVSNVELFMQEISIMDSIFHKKSIQAHLEKKVLRLVGTIGKYGKCKVEIIAVDSNHPFFKIKNGENSLAFYTKYYTPNPLLLTGYGAGNNVTSAGIFSDLLRIL; the protein is encoded by the coding sequence ATGAAAGTAGTAAAAATTGATGAAAATTTACTAAAAACCGCAGAAAAAATTATTTTTTTAGTTCATCTTTTAGAAAAAAAATCTCAAAAAGAACAAATAGCAGGAATAATTTCAGCACCACATGTAATTTTTATAAAAATATTTATGCTTATTAAAAATAGTATTAATGGAATAAATATTGATAATGATTTGAAAAAATTAAAAAATAATTTTATTTTAATATCAAAAAAAATATCAAAAGTTCAAAATAATTTTAATTTAAATAATATAAAAAAAAAATTAGATTTAGATTTTTTGTTTATACAAAAAGTACTAAAAATAGTAAATGTATTAAGATACTGTCCAGATAAAATTTACGTTTTTATTTTATCTAGAGGGGAAAAAATTTACACTAACATTATAGAATTATTATTACAAGCTAGAAACAATGAGTTTGTTGTTATTAATCCCATAAAAAAAATATTAGGAATAGGCAATTATTTTGAATCTACTGCAGATATCTATGAATCGAAAAAAAGAATAAAAAATTTTTTTATAAATAAAAAAATAATATTAATGACAGGAAAAATCGCAGGTAACGAAAAAGGAGAATTAGTTTTATTAGGAAGAAACGGTTCTGATTATTCAGCAGCTATTTTAGCAAGTTGTTTAAATTGTGGTTACTTAGAAAATTGGACTAACTCTAATAAGTTTATAAAAAAAATGATTAAAAGAAGTAAAAATGTATATAATTCAATTTTCATTAGTTATGAAGAAGCAATGGAATTATCATTCTTTTATTCAAAAGTTTTTCATCCTAGAATAATTTCTTTAATTCATCAATTTAATATTTATTATTCTATAAAAAATATTAAATTTTCTAAAAATTTTTCAATTTATATTGGAAAATTTTTAATTAAAGAAAAATGCTCTTATTATAAAATAGTTCATTTAAATGAAATGATCATATTTCATATTCAACATAAAGAAAATGAGATGTTTATTTCAAAAATGTTAAAAAAAATCTCTAGTTTGGGTATTTCTGTTATTTTAATAAGTCAATCTTTTATTAAAAAAACGATTACTTTTTCTATCTCTCATAACGAACAAAAACGAATTTTTAATCTTTTTAAAAATCTATTTTCTAAACTATTAAAAAATGAATATTTTAAAATTATTAAAACTATTAATAATGTATCTATTATCACTTTTATAGAACAATCACAAAAATTATTTAATATTTGTACAAAAATTTTTTCTCATCAATTTCCAATTACTACAAATAACTGTTCAAAATATTCAATATCATTATTATCTAATAACACTAATTTACAAAAAATACATTTTTCAATACAACAAACATTAACTTTAAAAAAAAAAAATATTGACATATTTCTTATAGGTATTGGTTCAATTGGTAAATCTTTTTTAGAAAAATTATTTTTTCAAAAAAAACGTCTGCAAAAAAAAAATATTTTTTTAAACGTTTTAGGTGTTTCAAATACAAAAGGATTTTATATTAATTTAAAGGGTATTGTATTAAAAAATTTAGAAAATTTTCTACAATCTTCCAAGAAAAAATTTAATTTCAATAAATTAATTAAATTATCTAATAAAAATTTTTTTTCAAACCCAACTATTATTGATTGTACATCAAGCCAAATTATTGCTAATCAATATATTGATTTTCTAACTAACGGTTTTCATGTTATTACTGCAAATAAAAAAGCAAATTCTAGTTTTTTAAAAAACTATCAAAATATTAGACATGCTGCAAAAAATTATAATACTAAATTTTTTTATGAAACTAACGTAGGTGCTGGACTACCTGTTATTGAAAACATACAAAAATTAATGGATACAGGAGATAAATTAATAAAATTTTCTGGTATTTTATCTGGATCTCTTTCTTTTATTTTTGGTAAATTAGATGAAGGAATTTCTTTTTCTCAGGCTACAAAATTAGCAAAAAAATTAGGGTTCACTGAACCTCATCCTCGTGATGATCTTTCTGGAATTGACGTTGCTAGAAAATTATTAATTCTTGCTAGGGAAGTAGGATATTTTATAGAAATGGAAGATATATTTATTGAGCCAATTATAACAAAAAAACTTATGCAAGTTAGTAACGTTGAGTTATTTATGCAAGAAATATCAATTATGGATTCTATTTTTCATAAAAAAAGTATACAAGCACATTTAGAAAAAAAAGTGTTACGATTAGTTGGAACAATTGGAAAATATGGTAAATGTAAAGTAGAAATTATTGCAGTAGATTCTAATCATCCATTTTTTAAGATAAAAAATGGAGAAAATTCTTTGGCTTTTTACACTAAATATTATACACCTAATCCATTACTATTAACTGGATATGGGGCAGGAAATAATGTTACATCTGCAGGAATATTTTCAGATTTATTACGAATTCTATAA